The Pseudomonadota bacterium sequence CAGGTAACCTCATTTCTGGACGTGCCGCTCTTGCGCAGTCCGCCCGTGGCGCTGTCAGAACTCGCCGAGGGCTACGGCACGATTCGCGAAGGTGCGGATCTCGGCCTCGCTCGCGACGAGCTCACGGGCAGCCCGCTGTTCCGCGATCTTCTGGTGTCCGCAGACGGCACCACCACGGCCCTGCAGGTGGAGCTCGAAGACAACGTGCCCCTGCGCGAGGCCAAACGCGAGCTCGATGCGCTGCGTGAGGCCGAGGGTGGCGGCGTGGACATGATCGAGGAAGCGGTGGCCGCCGATCGCTACCGGGAGCTGAAGACAGCCCATCAGGTGGCGCGCGCCAAGCTGATCGCCAACGTCCGCACGATCCGCGCCGCCTACGAAGACTCTGGCCGCCTGTATCTGGGTGGCGTGCCCATGGTAAGCGCGGACATCATCGACTTCGTTCGCCGCGACATGCGACTGCTGAGCGGCGCGGTGGTGATGCTGATGGCAGGGGCGCTGTACGCCTTCTTCGGGCGGTGGCGCTGGGTGCTGATCCCCCTCGGCACGGTGTCGGTGACCGTGCTGATCATGCTCGGGCTGCTGGGCTTGCTGGGTCAGCCAGCCACGGCGGTGTCCTCCAACTTCATTCCCCTGCTCGCCATCACGACGATTTCCTTCACCATCCACCTGATCGCGCGCTATCGCGAGCTGTGCATCGTCGGCTTCTCGAATGACCACATTGCCCTGGTGTACGAGACCATGCGCTCGAAGCTCGCCCCGTGCCTGTACACCGCCTTGACCACAGCGGTGGCCTTCGCCTCACTGATGGTGAGCGACATCCGCCCGGTGGCCGAGTTCGGCTTCATCATGGTGCTCGGGATCGCCGTGGGGCTGGTGGTGACCTACAGCTTCTTCGCGGGAATCTTGGTGATGATCCCGTACGGCAAGAAGCCCAAGCCGCAGGCGCAGGCCGCGCTGCTAACGGGAGCGTTCTCCAAGATTGCAACGGCGCGGCCTGCGGCTATCCTGGTCTTGTCCGTAGCGTTGGCCGCCGCGGGGTGGGCTGGAATTTCGCAGCTGAGCGTCAGCAATCGCTTTGTGGACTACTTCCGCAGCGGCAGTGAAATCCGCGACGGCATGGTGTTCATCGATGAGAATCTCGGCGGCACCATCCCCTTCGAGGTGGTTCTCGAGTTGCCGCCCTGGCAGCCCGAGGAGACGGACGAGGACGACGACTTCGCCGCCTTCGAAGACGAAGAGCCGGACGCTTTCCCCGAGCGCTACTGGTTTACGCCGGCGCGCGTTGCGCTGCTCGATCGCCTGGAGACCTATCTCGGCGAGCGAGCCGAGGTCGGCAAGGTCATCTCGATCTCCACCCTCGAGCACATCGCCCGCGCCTTCAATGACAACCAACCGCTCGATTACCTGCAGATCACGGCAGTGCTCGCCCTCATGCCCGAGGAGATCAAGGCCTCGCTGATCCGCCCGTACGCCTCGCCCACCACCGGCGAGCTGCGCCTGTCGGCGAGGATCCACGAGACAGGGCCGAAGTTCTCTCAGGAAGAGCTGTTTGCGGATATCGAGAGCTTCGCCGTGCAGGAGCTCGGCCTGGAGCGTGAGCAGGTGCACGTGACGGGCATGGCCGTGCTCTTCAACGACATGCTCAAGCGCCTATTCAGCTCGCAGCAGTCGACGCTATTCGCTGTGCTTGCCGCGATCCTGCTGACCTTCGCCGTGCTCCTGCGCTCGGTACGGCTAGCGATACTCGGGATTCTGCCGACGGCGTTAGCTGCGGAGAGCGTGCTGGCTGTGATGGGCTTGGTTGGCATTCCGCTCGACATCATGACGATCACCACGGCGGCGATCATCGTCGGCATCGGCGTGGACGACGCCATTCACTACCTACATCGGTTTCGAGAGGAACGTGCCCTGGGGCACGATACGTTGACCGCCGTGCGCAACAGCCACGCGAGCATCGGCAATGCGCTCTACTTCACTTCGATCACCGTGGTCGTGGGCTTCTCCGTTCTCGCCCTGTCGAGCTTTGTACCCACTATCTACTTCGGCGTGCTAACGGCCCTCGCCATGGTGCTCGCGCTAGTGGCCAACCTGGTGGTGCTGCCGGCGCTACTTATCAAGTTCTATCGTTAATCGCTTGCACATGAGGATGTGATGATGCAAACGAATATTCCTGCGCACAGCACTGGTTGGCTCGCGGCGCTGTGGTGCCTCGGCGCGCTGACCGGGCTGTCGCTGGCGGCAGTGGCCGGCCCCGCGGACGACACGGTGCGCGAGGCGACTGACCTGGTCGTGAGCGCGCTGGATGAGCAGCGCGCGACGTACGCGGAAGATCCTGCGCCGCTGCATGATCGAATGACCGAGATCCTGGAGCAGTACGTGGCCTTCGATCGCATCGTTAGCGGAGTGGTGGGCAAGCACAAAGCCGCCCTCAACGACGACCAGCGCGCGCGCTTCCGGAGTGTCTTCGTGGCTTCCTTGGTCGATCTCTACGCAGACTCGCTCATATCTCTCCAGGCGAAGACCATAGAGGTGCGAGAAGCGAAGATTCGCAAGAAGGGGCGGGCCCAGGTGAGCATGGACGTCACCACCACGAACGGTAGTGACTTCACCCTCGAGTACTCCATGGGACAGGAGGATGATGGCCGCTGGTTGATCCGCAACATGATCGTGGGCGGTATCAACCTGGGGCTCACCTTTCGCAACCAGTTCGACGCGATGATCGGCGAGCAGGCAGGCGATGTAGAGGCGGTGCTCGTGCGCTGGCGTGAGACCACGACCGAGGATAACGCCAACGCCTCGACTCGCTGAGGCGTGCCCTCTCGCGTGCCGGTTGTTGATCGTCGACGCGCGCGAAACCTTCGAAGCGCTGGCATCGTGCCGGCGCGGCACGGCACGATTCCAATCAGCTAGGCGGTAGCGACCGCTTCGACAGCTAACCACTAGGTGCTGCCACCCACCTGCCCGTGCTCAATACGACCTTCGCGGGAGCGTAGAACGATGCGCTCAGCACCACGCAACAACCCTTAGGACACCGCCAGCCCTTACGCGACGCCAACGCTGACGCCGCGATGCAGAACGGTTCTAGCAGTTGTTGATCTGGGATCTGGTCACCTTGACTTCGCAGTGGTGCTCGCCTCATAACTGGAGCGGGTGGCTGCGGCGGGTCGCAAGGGAAGCGGAAACCGTCGTCGGAGTTCGTCCGTAGCGAAAGGGGAATAGCGATGGAGATAACGCGAGTCATTCTGACGGTGGTGTGTTTGTTGTTCGTGCCCTCGGCCGGCTTTGCCGAGTGCGAGCGCCAGGGAGGCTGTGCGGATGTCGCAGAGATGTCGGCGGTGGCGTCAGACGTCGCGGAAGAAGCGAAGCCCGCGAAATCGGGGTATACGTGGGAGGAGTTGGTAGAGGCGATTCCTCAGCTGAAGGAGTACGAGTTGGGGTTTCAGCGCTCCGATCGAAAGGGCGCTTCCAAAGACGAGGGCACCTACATGGTGTGCCAAAAAGTTAAGGGCCCTGATAGCCGTATCAAACGTCGTGCGTGCATGCCGCTGAATGAGTACTTGGCGTACGTGACACGAGAGCGAACAGCTGCAGAGCAAGCCCGTTTGGAGTTTCTGTCGCGGCCAAGCCAGCGGCCGGTGACTCGGCTTCAGTCGCGTTGTCCTGGCTGCTGAGTGCGCCGCTACAGGGCGCTGAGCACCCAATAGGTCGCCATGGCGGCGACTAGCGTAACCACGTGGCTACGCGTGAAAGACGCTACGGCGACGGTGGTGGCTAACCCCACGAGGGCCGGCCACCCAACGATTTGGGCTTCGCCATCTCTCACCAGCATCGATACGACCAGCGCGGCCATCACCGCCGGGGCCACATAGCCTAGCACTCGCTGCGCTAGGGCGGGGAATTCGCGTTCGGCTAGCAGCAGGATGAAAAGTGCGCGCATCAGGTAGGTGCCCGCACCTGTCACCACGATGGCCACTACAATGCTCACCGTGGGCCCTGCCGCCGCAGCTCCAGAGCGATGCCAAGCGCAATTCCTACCGCTGCCCCTACCAGTAGGCCCACTCGATTGGGAAATCCGCTAGCGAGCAGCGCGCAAAGGGCGGCGACCAATGCGACTACCGCCTTTTCCCAACGATCAATAGCCATCACCAGCAGCGCGGTGAATAGAACCGGTGCGGCGAAAGCAAGATCAACGGTCTTCGGTAGCAGAGGGCCCACGTAGATTCCGACGGCGGTCGATAGCATCCACAAGGTCCAGAAGCTGAAGCCGTTCGCTAGGTAGTAGGCACGGAAGGTCGCCGGGTCTTCATCATCATCTCGCACGGTGCTGAGGGCGAAAACCTGGTCGACTAGCACGTAGGGCCCGATCCAGCGAAACCAACGAGGTTGGCCGTGGAAGCGCGGCGCGAGCGCCACCGAGTAGAGCAGATGCCTCGCGCCGACGATCAGCGCAGCTGTCACCGCGGCCGCCAGCGACGCGCCCTCGCCGAGCAGGCTCAGGAGCGTCAGCTGGGCCGCGCCCCCGAAGATGATCGGCGAGGTCGACCAGCCCAGCCAGTGCCCGACCCCGGATTCCACCACGACCACGCCGAAGACGAAGGCGAAGGGCAGCACGGGGGCGAATAGCGCAATGCAGTCGCGGATGCCGTCACGAATCGGGTGCCGAGACGCACCGGTGGCCTTAGACACGACGCGTCGCTGCCGGGCTAATCGCGGAAGACGACGCTGTTGGTGAGGGGCTCGCGATCGGTGCGCGCACGATTGGCCAGGGCCTCCTCATCCGCGTAGCCGAAGGACATGCCGAACAGCACGCCGCGCCCTTGCGGCAGGGCGAACATCGCACGGATCGGATCCGGGAACTGGCCGAGGGCACCCTGCATGCAGGTGGCGAGACCGCGCTCGTGCATGAGCAGGCTCAGCGTTTGCGCATAGATGCCCACATCGACGGCGCCCATGATGTCGAGGTAGGTGTCCATGGTGAAGATCGCCACGTGGGGCGCGTCGAAGAACTGCCAGTTGCGCAGCATCGCCTGCTGGCGGGCGGGCTTATCCTGGCGGTCGATGCCGAGCGCGCCGTAGAGGGCATTGGCAGCGCCGAACTGCCGCTCGCGGTGTTCGTTCTCGTAGGCCACGGCCCAGTTGAAATCGGGGTTTGGCGTTTGCCGGGTCATCACCTCTTTGACTAGCGCGGACTTGAGCTGCGCGGTGGCCTCGCCGGATGCCACTAGCACCTGCCAGGGCTGGACGTTGCAGTTCGAGGGGCTGCGCTGAGCGTCGCTGAAGATCTGCCTCAGCAGTTCGGGCGCGACGGGCGCCGGGCGAAAGCCACGGCATGAGTAGCGCGAGGCGAGGATCTCGGGAAGGGTCATGGCAATCGGCGGTCATGGTGGGCGGTGAAGAAGCGCATCCTGCGGCAACGAGTGGCGCAAGTCATCCCTCGCCGGCGCAGACATCGTGACCTGCGGCGTCCTCGCTTGCCGACACCCCTTGCTATGATCGGCTGCCTCGCGCGTGCGGCACCGTGTGTCGGGTCGCGGCGCAAACCCTCAAGACCAATCCGTCGGACGCCACCTTCCCATGAGCACTCCCCCAGCTGGCGATGCCGTGCGTCTCTCGCAGAGCGATCTGTGGCAGCGGCAGAAATCCTTCTACTGCCGTGAGGGTGTTGCTGCCTGGCAGGGCAAGGTGCCCTTCTACGCCACCAGCAACGCCTTCATCGCCAACGCCTACGCGCAGATGATTCTCGCCTACATGCAAGACACGGCGGCGCGCACGCCCGGCGAGGTTCACCTCACCTTCCCGATCGTAGAGGTGGGGGCGGGGCCCGGGATCTTCGCGTTCCACCTCGTGCAGCGCCTCAAGGACCTCCTGGCGTTGCTGGACGATCCTCGCCTGCGT is a genomic window containing:
- a CDS encoding MMPL family transporter; the protein is MTESAIHAGLAALWRRTVKGCYRGCLRNARLIQLAILLACVAALAFVGRFSFDASSDTLVAQGDPELAYFQQLVERFGQREALYLTYTPHEGELFSEQHVSVLKRMQDELAGVAGVLQVTSFLDVPLLRSPPVALSELAEGYGTIREGADLGLARDELTGSPLFRDLLVSADGTTTALQVELEDNVPLREAKRELDALREAEGGGVDMIEEAVAADRYRELKTAHQVARAKLIANVRTIRAAYEDSGRLYLGGVPMVSADIIDFVRRDMRLLSGAVVMLMAGALYAFFGRWRWVLIPLGTVSVTVLIMLGLLGLLGQPATAVSSNFIPLLAITTISFTIHLIARYRELCIVGFSNDHIALVYETMRSKLAPCLYTALTTAVAFASLMVSDIRPVAEFGFIMVLGIAVGLVVTYSFFAGILVMIPYGKKPKPQAQAALLTGAFSKIATARPAAILVLSVALAAAGWAGISQLSVSNRFVDYFRSGSEIRDGMVFIDENLGGTIPFEVVLELPPWQPEETDEDDDFAAFEDEEPDAFPERYWFTPARVALLDRLETYLGERAEVGKVISISTLEHIARAFNDNQPLDYLQITAVLALMPEEIKASLIRPYASPTTGELRLSARIHETGPKFSQEELFADIESFAVQELGLEREQVHVTGMAVLFNDMLKRLFSSQQSTLFAVLAAILLTFAVLLRSVRLAILGILPTALAAESVLAVMGLVGIPLDIMTITTAAIIVGIGVDDAIHYLHRFREERALGHDTLTAVRNSHASIGNALYFTSITVVVGFSVLALSSFVPTIYFGVLTALAMVLALVANLVVLPALLIKFYR
- a CDS encoding nitroreductase, which gives rise to MTLPEILASRYSCRGFRPAPVAPELLRQIFSDAQRSPSNCNVQPWQVLVASGEATAQLKSALVKEVMTRQTPNPDFNWAVAYENEHRERQFGAANALYGALGIDRQDKPARQQAMLRNWQFFDAPHVAIFTMDTYLDIMGAVDVGIYAQTLSLLMHERGLATCMQGALGQFPDPIRAMFALPQGRGVLFGMSFGYADEEALANRARTDREPLTNSVVFRD
- a CDS encoding AzlC family ABC transporter permease — encoded protein: MSKATGASRHPIRDGIRDCIALFAPVLPFAFVFGVVVVESGVGHWLGWSTSPIIFGGAAQLTLLSLLGEGASLAAAVTAALIVGARHLLYSVALAPRFHGQPRWFRWIGPYVLVDQVFALSTVRDDDEDPATFRAYYLANGFSFWTLWMLSTAVGIYVGPLLPKTVDLAFAAPVLFTALLVMAIDRWEKAVVALVAALCALLASGFPNRVGLLVGAAVGIALGIALELRRQGPR
- a CDS encoding AzlD domain-containing protein; its protein translation is MSIVVAIVVTGAGTYLMRALFILLLAEREFPALAQRVLGYVAPAVMAALVVSMLVRDGEAQIVGWPALVGLATTVAVASFTRSHVVTLVAAMATYWVLSAL
- a CDS encoding ABC transporter substrate-binding protein, which codes for MMQTNIPAHSTGWLAALWCLGALTGLSLAAVAGPADDTVREATDLVVSALDEQRATYAEDPAPLHDRMTEILEQYVAFDRIVSGVVGKHKAALNDDQRARFRSVFVASLVDLYADSLISLQAKTIEVREAKIRKKGRAQVSMDVTTTNGSDFTLEYSMGQEDDGRWLIRNMIVGGINLGLTFRNQFDAMIGEQAGDVEAVLVRWRETTTEDNANASTR